The following are from one region of the Methanocella sp. genome:
- a CDS encoding DUF2551 domain-containing protein, with protein sequence MDFVVNEINKRLHDYLATDVQGIRRIVLQAFVKMKSLTADTLHRILMERGYSITLKQVTAMLGVIHSKLGILHAHKNSYDAKYEYSLKEKYEGIVTMALGAI encoded by the coding sequence ATGGATTTTGTCGTAAACGAGATAAACAAACGGTTGCACGATTATCTGGCGACCGACGTACAGGGTATCAGGAGGATCGTACTTCAGGCGTTCGTCAAGATGAAGAGCCTGACGGCAGACACGCTTCACAGGATCCTTATGGAGCGCGGCTACAGCATCACGCTGAAGCAGGTGACCGCCATGCTGGGAGTGATTCACTCCAAGCTGGGCATCCTGCACGCCCATAAGAACTCGTACGATGCTAAGTACGAGTACAGCCTGAAGGAGAAGTATGAGGGCATCGTGACGATGGCCCTTGGCGCGATCTAA
- a CDS encoding NUDIX hydrolase: MSISYVYVIAFRDDEFLMVRHARRSWEMPGGKVNAGESPEQAAVREFHEETGYDVGGLRVLEVEAGGLVYMGDVGKKLSIMPDAGEISEVGFFKKLPDKLSFPLVEYMRMLDAAKRYRV; the protein is encoded by the coding sequence ATGAGCATTAGCTACGTTTATGTCATCGCTTTTCGAGACGACGAGTTCCTGATGGTGCGCCATGCCCGCCGTTCCTGGGAAATGCCCGGCGGAAAGGTGAACGCCGGTGAATCGCCGGAGCAAGCTGCCGTCCGGGAGTTCCACGAGGAGACCGGCTACGACGTGGGCGGGCTGCGTGTCCTGGAAGTGGAGGCCGGAGGCCTCGTCTACATGGGCGACGTGGGAAAGAAGCTTTCCATTATGCCCGATGCCGGAGAGATCTCCGAAGTCGGCTTCTTTAAGAAATTACCGGATAAGCTGTCGTTCCCGCTCGTAGAATACATGCGGATGCTGGACGCGGCGAAACGATACCGCGTATAA